The following are encoded in a window of Saccharothrix longispora genomic DNA:
- a CDS encoding thiamine pyrophosphate-dependent dehydrogenase E1 component subunit alpha, producing the protein MAHAPDTDVGLYRTVRLIRLFEERAVELVRSGDVVGGIHPYTGQEAIAAGVCAALRVDDVITSTHRGHGHVLAKGADPARVLAELAGRATGLNRGRGGSMHAADFGLGILGANAIVGANGAITAGAAWAARQEGGDRVAVSFFGDGAVNQGVLLEAMNLAALWRLPVLFVCENNGYATTLTVADAVAGTITGRGEAFGIPSVTVDGMDPRTVLDAAREAVDRARAGGGPSLVECLTYRFDAHHTWEHRARVRYRDDDEVRTGRERDPVVIQGARLTGEERERVDAEVRSTLDAAVAFALDSPHPDPAGALDHLYATGMRPRPGGGG; encoded by the coding sequence ATGGCACACGCACCGGACACCGACGTCGGCCTGTACCGGACGGTGCGGCTGATCCGCCTGTTCGAGGAGCGGGCGGTCGAACTCGTCCGCTCCGGGGACGTCGTCGGCGGCATCCACCCCTACACCGGCCAGGAGGCCATCGCCGCCGGGGTGTGCGCGGCGCTGCGCGTGGACGACGTGATCACCAGCACCCACCGGGGGCACGGGCACGTGCTCGCCAAGGGCGCCGACCCCGCCCGGGTGCTCGCCGAGCTGGCCGGCCGCGCCACCGGCCTCAACCGGGGCCGGGGCGGGTCGATGCACGCCGCGGACTTCGGCCTGGGCATCCTCGGCGCGAACGCGATCGTCGGCGCGAACGGCGCGATCACCGCGGGCGCGGCCTGGGCCGCCCGGCAGGAGGGCGGCGACCGGGTCGCGGTGAGCTTCTTCGGCGACGGCGCGGTCAACCAGGGCGTCCTGCTGGAAGCCATGAACCTCGCGGCCCTGTGGCGGCTGCCGGTGCTGTTCGTCTGCGAGAACAACGGGTACGCGACGACGCTGACCGTCGCGGACGCGGTCGCGGGCACGATCACCGGGCGCGGCGAGGCGTTCGGCATCCCGTCGGTGACGGTGGACGGCATGGACCCGCGCACGGTGCTCGACGCGGCGCGCGAGGCGGTGGACCGGGCCCGCGCGGGCGGCGGGCCGTCGCTGGTCGAGTGCCTGACCTACCGGTTCGACGCGCACCACACCTGGGAGCACCGGGCCCGGGTCCGCTACCGGGACGACGACGAGGTCCGGACCGGGCGGGAGAGGGACCCGGTGGTGATCCAGGGCGCGCGGCTGACCGGCGAGGAGCGGGAGCGGGTCGACGCCGAGGTGCGGTCCACCCTGGACGCGGCGGTCGCGTTCGCGCTCGACAGCCCGCACCCCGATCCGGCGGGCGCGCTCGACCACCTGTACGCCACCGGGATGCGCCCTCGTCCGGGCGGTGGTGGCTGA
- a CDS encoding phytanoyl-CoA dioxygenase family protein: MNEFALTGRERALLPSDDDVRFYAEHGWYLSEKLLSDAEVEELGVAVDRYYAGERSRLLPTRPDRLAYWTPEHADVQRHNDYVHHESDAIAKALLKPLIGAVAARLAEVDEIRVFQSTLIHKPPIAEEPSNIVPWHFDKHYWASSSSDRMLTAFIPLHDCDEELGTITMVDGSHLWEEVGSDDSATKHFAERDASHLEDLLTANAAHNGAEVVKVPMVIPKGHMSFHHCRTYHGSGPNRANRPRQAISLHLQDGDNAYREFRLSDGGLAFYNHDALVRRTPDGRPDYADPEFCPTVWRA, encoded by the coding sequence GTGAACGAGTTCGCCCTGACCGGGCGGGAGCGCGCCCTGCTCCCGTCGGACGACGACGTCCGGTTCTACGCCGAGCACGGCTGGTACCTGTCGGAGAAGCTCCTCTCCGACGCCGAGGTCGAGGAGTTGGGCGTGGCGGTGGACCGGTACTACGCGGGGGAGCGGAGCCGCCTGCTGCCGACCCGCCCCGACCGGCTGGCCTACTGGACGCCCGAGCACGCCGACGTCCAGCGCCACAACGACTACGTGCACCACGAGAGCGACGCGATCGCCAAGGCGCTGCTCAAACCGCTGATCGGCGCGGTGGCCGCGCGCCTGGCGGAGGTCGACGAGATCCGGGTGTTCCAGTCGACCCTGATCCACAAGCCGCCGATCGCCGAGGAGCCGTCGAACATCGTGCCCTGGCACTTCGACAAGCACTATTGGGCGTCGTCCTCGTCGGACCGGATGCTCACCGCGTTCATCCCGCTGCACGACTGCGACGAGGAGCTGGGCACCATCACGATGGTCGACGGCAGCCACCTCTGGGAGGAGGTGGGGTCGGACGACAGCGCCACGAAGCACTTCGCCGAGCGCGACGCGTCCCACCTGGAGGACCTGCTCACCGCCAACGCCGCGCACAACGGCGCCGAGGTCGTGAAGGTCCCGATGGTCATCCCCAAGGGGCACATGAGCTTCCACCACTGCCGGACCTACCACGGCAGCGGGCCCAACCGCGCGAACCGGCCGCGCCAGGCCATCTCGCTGCACCTCCAGGACGGGGACAACGCCTACCGCGAGTTCCGCCTGTCCGACGGTGGCCTCGCCTTCTACAACCACGACGCCCTCGTGCGCCGCACGCCGGACGGCAGGCCGGACTACGCCGACCCGGAGTTCTGCCCGACCGTGTGGCGTGCCTGA